In one Mucilaginibacter sp. PAMB04168 genomic region, the following are encoded:
- a CDS encoding SRPBCC domain-containing protein translates to MKDYKKYYSINATPEEIYAAITNPLTIQLWTGEPAEMSTTPGTEFSMWDGSITGKNLEFEEGKKIVQQWYFDGQDEPSIVTIKLHADKQHTSVELRHANIPDEAYDDIVEGWNDVYFGSIAEFYEGI, encoded by the coding sequence TTGAAAGATTATAAAAAATATTACTCTATAAACGCCACCCCAGAAGAAATTTATGCAGCAATCACTAATCCGCTAACCATTCAGCTCTGGACAGGCGAACCGGCCGAAATGTCGACCACTCCGGGCACAGAATTTAGCATGTGGGATGGCAGCATTACTGGCAAAAACCTTGAGTTTGAAGAAGGGAAAAAAATAGTGCAGCAATGGTATTTCGACGGTCAAGATGAGCCTTCAATCGTTACCATAAAGCTTCATGCCGATAAGCAGCATACATCTGTAGAGTTGCGACACGCTAACATTCCGGATGAAGCGTATGATGATATTGTTGAGGGTTGGAACGATGTTTACTTTGGTAGTATTGCAGAATTTTATGAAGGCATATAA
- a CDS encoding OmpA family protein — MMKLKLKKTSLLLLGVAVGGNLFAQTPDSTTNSANYVKPFSGANNFRSWSIGLHGGMTSINTLFQEKTDYVTANERLGYGGYVKKQLLHGLGLQANFFRGHVQGSNPRQIGYPVQRFETKVKYAVDLSAVITVANINWLNNKSFIQPYVSVGAGNMGYTSTLTNNSGTMAGVSDRHDWFIPVGGGFKINLGPVVNLDLGYQVNFVNSDYLDQFVSGSARDKFGYAHAGLEFSLGKRSKPQLATHNPVSSMRTEYLMAERSLQMQLDQQKADNANLRSELNTVSQNLTRLTADSDRDGVFDINDKCPNTPAGTKVDGSGCPLPTPVTRVYVTEEDRKVVKEAIANLEFDLGKATIREKSFPSLNRVAELLVNKNFSLKLAGHTDNTGSDALNLKLSKDRAEAIKAYLVSQGANASRIEATGYGETQPIASNNTADGRQKNRRVEFTLF, encoded by the coding sequence ATGATGAAATTAAAACTAAAAAAAACCAGCCTGCTACTTTTGGGAGTTGCAGTAGGGGGTAACTTATTTGCACAAACTCCGGATTCTACTACAAATTCAGCTAACTATGTGAAACCTTTTTCAGGTGCTAACAACTTTCGGTCATGGTCAATCGGTTTACACGGTGGTATGACTTCAATTAATACCCTATTTCAGGAAAAAACCGATTACGTAACAGCTAATGAGCGCCTGGGTTACGGTGGCTACGTTAAAAAGCAACTACTGCACGGTTTGGGTTTGCAAGCCAACTTTTTTAGAGGGCATGTACAAGGCTCAAACCCGCGTCAGATAGGTTATCCGGTACAGCGCTTTGAAACTAAAGTAAAGTATGCAGTTGATTTAAGTGCGGTAATTACAGTAGCTAACATCAACTGGTTAAATAACAAAAGCTTTATACAGCCGTATGTAAGCGTGGGTGCCGGTAATATGGGCTATACATCTACACTGACTAACAATAGTGGCACCATGGCTGGAGTTAGCGACAGGCATGATTGGTTTATACCAGTAGGCGGTGGTTTCAAGATAAATTTAGGTCCGGTTGTGAACCTTGATTTGGGCTACCAGGTTAATTTTGTGAACAGCGATTACCTGGATCAATTCGTCTCTGGCAGTGCACGCGATAAATTTGGCTACGCTCATGCAGGCCTGGAGTTTAGTTTAGGTAAACGTTCAAAACCTCAGCTGGCTACTCATAACCCTGTATCGTCAATGCGTACAGAGTACCTGATGGCTGAGCGCTCATTACAAATGCAATTAGACCAGCAAAAAGCTGACAATGCTAATTTACGTTCGGAGTTAAACACTGTAAGCCAAAACTTAACACGTTTAACTGCGGATAGCGATAGAGATGGTGTTTTTGATATTAATGATAAATGCCCCAACACTCCGGCCGGCACTAAGGTAGATGGTTCAGGTTGTCCATTACCAACTCCGGTAACCCGCGTTTATGTAACCGAAGAGGATCGGAAAGTAGTTAAAGAAGCTATTGCCAACCTTGAATTTGATTTGGGGAAAGCAACTATTCGCGAAAAATCATTTCCAAGTTTGAACCGCGTTGCCGAACTGCTTGTAAACAAGAACTTCAGCCTTAAGCTGGCTGGACATACAGACAACACAGGTTCTGACGCATTAAACCTGAAATTATCTAAAGACAGGGCAGAAGCTATTAAAGCTTATTTAGTAAGTCAGGGAGCCAATGCTTCTCGTATTGAGGCTACAGGCTACGGTGAAACACAACCCATAGCCAGCAATAATACTGCGGATGGTCGTCAGAAAAACCGTCGTGTAGAATTTACTTTATTTTAA